The following proteins are co-located in the Paralichthys olivaceus isolate ysfri-2021 chromosome 10, ASM2471397v2, whole genome shotgun sequence genome:
- the LOC109645429 gene encoding uncharacterized protein C13orf42 — MFRKINNVFRPNHPGHRGRDAGGCRSEQDYHSACTVRLVRSTSMLVVGERSQTAAAVGSTLKRSKSSVSIESTLYYYQRQEDQIWLYSQNQNCLEYLEALVALRRRYTQSVNDLKGSDIQANVASPRKKPAPPPPTKQEPVPRAKPSAPPAPTEEDTLQFFDSVIASCDNEPPRKPFLDDGHADVDFIVASSSAEHDLHSNWVLRVPRVADDSKEKAARHCAKESVSKKKTKSGSTSSRLRLQRNPIHLPKVVESAFQTLRFKPKLKKKSEA, encoded by the exons ATGTTCAGGAAAATCAACAATGTCTTCCGTCCCAACCACCCCGGGCACAGGGGCCGGGATGCAGGTGGGTGCAGGAGCGAACAGGATTACCACAGCGCCTGCACCGTCAGGCTGGTCCGCAGCACCTCCATGCTCGTGGTGGGGGAGAGAAGCCAGACGGCCGCCGCAGTGGGCTCCACTTTAAAACGCAGCAAGAGTTCAGTGAGCATAGAGTCGACCTTGTACTATTACCAGAGGCAAGAGGACCAGATATGGCTGTACTCTCAGAACCAGAACTGCCTGGAGTACCTGGAGGCCCTGGTGGCTCTGAGGCGGCGCTACACCCAGAGTGTGAACGACCTGAAGGGCAGCGACATCCAGGCCAACGTGGCCTCCCCAAGGAAGAAGCCTGCACCCCCACCACCTACTAAACAGGAACCG GTACCGAGAGCCAAACCCTCGGCTCCTCCGGCCCCCACAGAGGAGGACACTCTGCAGTTCTTTGACTCCGTCATCGCCAGCTGCGACAATGAGCCTCCACGTAAACCTTTCCTGGATGATGGACATGCAGATGTGGACTTCATAG TCGCCTCCAGCTCAGCTGAACACGACCTCCACTCCAATTGGGTCTTGCGGGTTCCTCGGGTTGCCGATGACTCCAAGGAGAAAGCCGCTCGTCACTGTGCCAAGGAAAGTGTCTCCAAGAAGAAAACCAAGAGCGGGTCCACGAGCAGCCGACTGCGGCTTCAGAGGAACCCGATCCACCTGCCTAAGGTGGTGGAGAGCGCTTTCCAGACTCTGCGCTTCAAgcccaaattaaaaaaaaagagtgaggcTTGA
- the LOC109643761 gene encoding TLR adapter interacting with SLC15A4 on the lysosome gives MLCEGRLLSMTFGESEEPESLPPQKPLQSAYGPPRAAATLTSGSATHATPIHRTSPEPIASMDSKSSSLVMYSSLSHSCSLHWAPTSRQISAEIEIPALARSSVDAPFLVPSFCQSICQNYSDLHIGGDQVLPLSANDGKLRLCTEAQPPGPFLQSCDVPPAVEDSLPGQTSQGGLLCPLRRGSNQWRQRSGRDVSFLFQGREGPFSNSLLNHYLEQKLLDLYQQYTMENMARDESDQGPVCSLMGSELVLTSLDQITMKLSREGNLEANVAKDMVLSCLLRVAGDMQSSEISTPVLQISNEESREQLTEDKEE, from the coding sequence ATGCTTTGTGAAGGCAGATTGTTGAGCATGACCTTCGGTGAGTCGGAGGAGCCGGAGTCCCTCCCTCCTCAGAAGCCTCTCCAGAGTGCTTATGGGCCGCCGAGAGCAGCTGCCACCCTCACGTCAGGCTCCGCTACGCACGCCACCCCAATTCATCGCACTTCCCCTGAGCCGATAGCTAGCATGGACAGCAAGAGTTCCTCATTGGTGATGTACTCCTCCCTGTCACACTCCTGCTCTCTCCACTGGGCCCCTACGAGCAGACAGATCTCCGCAGAGATAGAGATCCCAGCTCTGGCTCGCTCAAGTGTCGATGCCCCTTTCCTGGTCCCGTCCTTCTGTCAGAGCATCTGCCAGAACTACAGTGACCTCCACATTGGAGGTGACCAGGTGCTGCCTCTGTCAGCGAATGATGGCAAGCTGAGGCTCTGCACTGAAGCTCAGCCTCCTGGCCCCTTCCTCCAGTCCTGTGACGTCCCCCCAGCTGTGGAGGAttctctcccaggacagacatcCCAGGGGGGGCTTCTGTGTCCACTGAGGAGGGGTTCGAATCAATGGAGACAGAGGAGTGGCCGCGATGTGAGTTTTTTGTTCCAAGGCCGAGAGGGGCCGTTCTCCAACTCCCTTCTTAATCACTACCTGGAGCAGAAACTATTGGATCTGTACCAACAATATACGATGGAAAACATGGCGAGAGATGAATCTGACCAAGGCCCCGTTTGTTCTCTGATGGGGTCAGAGTTGGTCCTGACCAGCCTGGACCAGATCACCATGAAGCTGAGTCGGGAGGGGAACCTGGAGGCCAACGTGGCCAAGGACATGGTCCTGAGCTGCCTGCTGCGGGTGGCTGGTGACATGCAGTCGAGTGAGATCAGTACACCCGTCCTGCAGATTTCAAACGAGGAGTCCAGGGAGCAGCTGACAGAGGATAAGGAGGAGTAA